The genomic segment CGAAAAGTTCAAGAACTGCTCTTGGCCCTGTGGCTGGAAAAGAAATTCACCAAAGACCAGATTTTTACGCTGTATCTTAATCGGGTTTATTTTGGTGCAGGCACCTATGGGGTGGAGGCAGCCGCGCGTAAATATTTCTCCAAACCAGCACGCCATCTCTCTTTATATGAATCTGCTTTAATCGCAGGGCTGTTAAAAGCTCCGAGCCGTTATAATCCACGTGCGAACCCCAAACTGGCAGAAGAGCGCACAGCTGTTGTTTTGATGAATATGGTGAATGCGGGCTATTTAACCAAAGCACAAGCTCAGCAAGCCAAACGTCATAAAAATCGGGTGATTAAATCAGCTAAACCCCACAAAGCGGGGCGTTATTTTGCCGATTGGGTGATGGATCAGGTGCGCGATTATGTAGGCCCTGTAAATAAAGACCTGACAGTTGTGACCACCTTGGACATGGGCTTGCAGCAATTAGCAGAAAAAGAAATGCGCGCTATCTTGGCAAAAAATGCCAAGAAAAAACAGGTAAGCCAAGCTGCCATCGTCGCCCTTGCCCCGGATGGGGCGGTGCGCGCCATGGTGGGGGGGCGCAATTATGGTAAAAGCCAGTTTAACCGCGCCACACAAGCACGTCGCCAACCCGGTTCCAGCTTTAAACCTTTTGTCTTTTTAGCAGGTGTGGAACGCGGGCTTAAGGCTGATACAAAAATGAAGGATGAGCCTTTTGCCATTGGTTCATGGAAGCCGCGCAATTATTCGGGCAAATATCTGGGTGATATTACGCTGGCTAAGGCCTTGGCCGAATCGGTTAATACGGTCTCGGTGAAAGTGGCGCAAAAAGTTGGTTTTACGCGGGTGGTGGAAACCGCGCATCGTTTGGGCATTACCTCAGACCTAAAGGCTCACCCTTCTATTGCTTTGGGGTCAAGCGAAGTTAATTTGCTTGAATTAACAGCGGCGTATGGCCCCTTTGCCAATGGCGGATATGGTGTGTTTCCGTTTGGGATTGAGAGAATTAAGGATGCAAGCGGGCGTATTTTATATCAACGCACAGGCGGGGGCACCGGGCGTATTGTGGCGCCAAACCATGTGGCTGAGATCAATAAAATGATGAAAGAAGTCATGATCAGCGGCACGGGTAAAAAAGCCAACTTCAACCGCAGCCTTGGTGGCAAAAGCGGCACTTCACAGGCTTTTCGTGATGCGTGGTTTGTGGGCTATAGCGCGGATCTGGTGCTTGGGGTCTGGATGGGTAATGATAATGAAAAGCCCATGAAAAAGGTCAGCGGCGCAGGTTTGCCCGCCCAATTGTGGGGCGATGTGATGAAAGGGGCCCATGTTCATGCCCCGCCAAAAGCACTGCCCGGTGATAAAGCACCAAAAGCTGTGCAGGATGTGAAAGGCTTTTTCGAAAAGTTGTTTGGGAACTAGGGTCAGGACCTATTAATTTGTTCCTGACAGGTCCTCTTATTTCTGCTTATACTTCTGTCAAAATCAATCAAGATTAAGGAGGTTTCATAATGACAAAAGTTGCGGTTGTTCTTTCGGGTTGTGGTGTGTTTGATGGCGCTGAAATTCACGAGTCGGTCTTAACGTTATTGGCGATAGAGCGTGCGGGCGCGAGCTATCAGTGTTTTGCCCCAGATATGGAACAACACCATGTTATCAACCATATGACGGGTGATGAGATGGATGAAAAACGCAATGTTTTGGTGGAATCTTCACGCATTGCGCGCGGTGATATCAAGCCCCTTGCAGAGTATAAGGCAGATGAATTTGATGCCTTGGTGCTGCCCGGTGGTTTTGGCGCGGCCAAGAACCTTTCAAGCTTTGCTTTTGAGGGAGCTGATTGCACAGTAAATGGAGATGTGGAAACGGCCTTAAAAGCAACGCGCACAGCAGCAAAACCCATTGGGGCTTTATGTATTTCCCCTGCGGTTTTAGCAAAAGTCTTTGGTGATGTGACGCTAACCATCGGTCAGGATGAAGGCACAGCCCAAGCCATTGAAAAACTGGGCTGCACCCACGCCCCGACAAATCATGGTGAAATCACAGTTGATCAGGCAGCGAAAGTTGTGACCACACCTTGTTATATGCTGGATGCCAATATCGCACAAATCGCTGAGGGTGCGCAGGCTTGTGTGGATGAGGTCATTAAACTGACTAAGGCCTAATAACCCAGCACCACACCTTCGCGCCTTGGGTCAGCGGCCCCTGCTAAGCGACCATCTTGTAAAATCTGAATAGCATGGAGGCCACTGGTCATGTCTTTAAGTTTGACCTGATGGCCCAAAGCTTCCAGTTGTGCGCGATTGTGTGCGGCCTCAGTGCCTTTTTCCAACTCAGTCGCGCCATTGCGATTTGTCATATGGCCTTGGGCAATGGCTTGATCCAATGGCTTTTTCTCATCTAAAACCGCGATTAGGCTTTGGGCGACATAGCCGATAATGCGCGACCCACCGGGTGAGCCTATGGTAAGAACGGGGCGTTTTGTCTCTTGATCCAACACGATTGTGGGGGCCATGGAGCTGCGCGGGCGTTTTAACGGCTCAACCCGATTGGCGATCTTTACCCCGTTTTTTTCTGGCAGGAAGGAAAAGTCGGTCAGTTGGTTATTGAGTAAGAACCCCCCCACCATCTGGCGTGCGCCAAAGGCATTTTCAATACTGGTGGTCATGGACACGACCATACCTTGGGAATCGACAATGCTCATGTGTGTTGTAGAAAGCCCATGTTCCGTATTATCAGGGGCAAAGGCCTGACGATATAATAAGGGGCCACCCGCAGGCACAGGGGTTTTAAGGGTTTGGTTATGTTGGATCAGGGTTTGACGCCCAATAAGATAATTACTGGCGAGAAGTTCATCTGTGGGGACTTTGACAAAATCAGGATCAGCGATGAAGTGATTGCGATCAGAAAAAGCCAGTTTTGAAGCTTCCAAGAAAAGATGGGTGCGATCAATAAGCGGTTTTGGATCGTTATTTAGATCATATTTTTCCATAAGACCGAGGGTTTGCAGCACGCTTAGGCCACCAGAACTGGGTGGGGCCATACCGCATATATGGTAGCTGCGGTAATCAAGGCAGACAGGTGCGCGCTTGATCGCTTTATAACTCATCAAATCCCCATGGGAGAGGAGCCCGGGGTTGGTGGGGTGGCTTGTGACTTTATCAACAATTTTATCTGCCAGTTGCCCAAAATAAAACGAATCGACCCCGCCGGACTGGATTTGACGCAAAGATTGGGCAAAGGCCGGATTCTTTAACAGGTGCCCCACAGGATGTGGCTGCGCACTCTTATTATAGAAGTAGGCTTTGGCAATAGGGTCTTTTTTGAGGAAACGGTCTTTTTTAAGCAGATGGTGCAGGCGTGGTGAAACAGGGAAACCTTTTTCAGCCAGTTGGGCGCCATCTTCAAAGAGTAAAGACCAATCAAGACGGCCATAATCTTGATGGGCAAGCTGTAACATTTTTAAAAGACCGGGGATTCCCACTGCGCGGCCGCCTACTGTGGCTTCAAAAAAGGCCATTTTTTCACCATTTTCTTTTAAAAATAGGGAAGGGGTGACTTTTTTTGGTGCGGTTTCGCGCCCGTCATAGGAAATAATTTTCTTTGTGTGTGGGTCATAGACCAACAAGAAACCGCCCCCGCCAATGCCGGAAGATTGCGGTTCAACAAGGTTCAACACCATTTGTGCTGTAATTGCAGCATCAATGGCAGTACCGCCTGCGCGCAGGATTTTATAACCTGCTTGTGCCGCCAGTGGGTTAGCCACGGAAATCATAGCTTTTTGGGACTTTACGAGGGGTTTGAGAGTCCTGCCATGGGCGCTTTCAGGTGTGGCGCGATGGTCTTTTTGATGTGCAGGGGCACAAGCCATGAGTAAAAAGGCAGAAGCCATAGAGGCCATGAACCCG from the Candidatus Terasakiella magnetica genome contains:
- a CDS encoding transglycosylase domain-containing protein yields the protein MSTKKKNTRKKVAKKAPKAEKTPLNLKRIVMWLSTLVVWGGIALALVLSYYAYDLPDVDKATSVDRRPGLSLLSVDGKVIATSGDLYGEAVQIHNLPDYLPQAVMATEDRRFYSHFGVDIIGLARALVTNVMSGRVKQGGSTLTQQVAKNLFLSPERSIKRKVQELLLALWLEKKFTKDQIFTLYLNRVYFGAGTYGVEAAARKYFSKPARHLSLYESALIAGLLKAPSRYNPRANPKLAEERTAVVLMNMVNAGYLTKAQAQQAKRHKNRVIKSAKPHKAGRYFADWVMDQVRDYVGPVNKDLTVVTTLDMGLQQLAEKEMRAILAKNAKKKQVSQAAIVALAPDGAVRAMVGGRNYGKSQFNRATQARRQPGSSFKPFVFLAGVERGLKADTKMKDEPFAIGSWKPRNYSGKYLGDITLAKALAESVNTVSVKVAQKVGFTRVVETAHRLGITSDLKAHPSIALGSSEVNLLELTAAYGPFANGGYGVFPFGIERIKDASGRILYQRTGGGTGRIVAPNHVAEINKMMKEVMISGTGKKANFNRSLGGKSGTSQAFRDAWFVGYSADLVLGVWMGNDNEKPMKKVSGAGLPAQLWGDVMKGAHVHAPPKALPGDKAPKAVQDVKGFFEKLFGN
- the elbB gene encoding isoprenoid biosynthesis glyoxalase ElbB, giving the protein MTKVAVVLSGCGVFDGAEIHESVLTLLAIERAGASYQCFAPDMEQHHVINHMTGDEMDEKRNVLVESSRIARGDIKPLAEYKADEFDALVLPGGFGAAKNLSSFAFEGADCTVNGDVETALKATRTAAKPIGALCISPAVLAKVFGDVTLTIGQDEGTAQAIEKLGCTHAPTNHGEITVDQAAKVVTTPCYMLDANIAQIAEGAQACVDEVIKLTKA
- the ggt gene encoding gamma-glutamyltransferase; amino-acid sequence: MLFISPTRFKVGFMASMASAFLLMACAPAHQKDHRATPESAHGRTLKPLVKSQKAMISVANPLAAQAGYKILRAGGTAIDAAITAQMVLNLVEPQSSGIGGGGFLLVYDPHTKKIISYDGRETAPKKVTPSLFLKENGEKMAFFEATVGGRAVGIPGLLKMLQLAHQDYGRLDWSLLFEDGAQLAEKGFPVSPRLHHLLKKDRFLKKDPIAKAYFYNKSAQPHPVGHLLKNPAFAQSLRQIQSGGVDSFYFGQLADKIVDKVTSHPTNPGLLSHGDLMSYKAIKRAPVCLDYRSYHICGMAPPSSGGLSVLQTLGLMEKYDLNNDPKPLIDRTHLFLEASKLAFSDRNHFIADPDFVKVPTDELLASNYLIGRQTLIQHNQTLKTPVPAGGPLLYRQAFAPDNTEHGLSTTHMSIVDSQGMVVSMTTSIENAFGARQMVGGFLLNNQLTDFSFLPEKNGVKIANRVEPLKRPRSSMAPTIVLDQETKRPVLTIGSPGGSRIIGYVAQSLIAVLDEKKPLDQAIAQGHMTNRNGATELEKGTEAAHNRAQLEALGHQVKLKDMTSGLHAIQILQDGRLAGAADPRREGVVLGY